In the Scyliorhinus torazame isolate Kashiwa2021f chromosome 4, sScyTor2.1, whole genome shotgun sequence genome, one interval contains:
- the hint3 gene encoding adenosine 5'-monophosphoramidase HINT3: MAAAAAAAEVEAEVPVLDPAPAPARREGETEASPAATAAAAGVEFNKKCIFCKIGNKEESVDLLHWDEQFACFRDIRPGAPHHYLVVPRKHIVNCKSLKKEHVSVVQKMVNIGENVLQQSGIDDLADVRLGFHWPPFCTIAHLHLHVLAPASQMRFISRMIYRPNSYWFITVDQLIKKLMSLPDN; the protein is encoded by the exons ATGGCGGCGGCAGCGGCAGCGGCGGAGGTGGAAGCTGAGGTCCCTGTCCTGGACCCGGCCCCGGCCCCGGCCCGCAGAGAGGGCGAGACGGAAGCATCACCAGCAGCCACCGCGGCGGCGGCCGGTGTAGAGTTTAATAAGAAATGCATATTTTGCAAAATCGGGAATAAGGAGGAGTCGGTGGATCTTCTGcactgg GATGAGCAGTTTGCTTGTTTTAGGGACATTCGACCCGGTGCACCCCATCATTACCTTGTTGTGCCAAGAAAACACATCGTAAATTGCAAATCTCTGAAGAAGGAGCACGTATCAGTCG TTCAAAAGATGGTGAACATTGGAGAAAATGTACTACAACAAAGCGGTATTGATGACCTGGCAGATGTAAG GCTGGGCTTTCACTGGCCCCCATTCTGCACAATAGCTCATTTGCACTTGCATGTACTGGCTCCAGCTAGTCAGATGAGATTCATATCAAGAATGATTTACAGACCCAATTCCTACTGGTTCATTACA